One region of Anolis carolinensis isolate JA03-04 unplaced genomic scaffold, rAnoCar3.1.pri scaffold_23, whole genome shotgun sequence genomic DNA includes:
- the LOC134294801 gene encoding dual specificity protein phosphatase 4-like yields MEFIHMSSQNGQIVLLFIIQDGHIPQHFLSQQTALLLNFRFLFQLLQNILKMFLAKALLERKMRKGDSTVALSSDFFPKFLLTQKLLYPSLSHSDVCFCLPSHDQGGPVEILPFLFLGSAHHAARRDMLDALGITALLNVSSDCPNHFEGHFQYKCIPVEDNHKTDISSWFMEAIEYIDSVKMCQGRVLVHCQAGISRSATICLAYLIMKKCVKLEEAFEFVKQRRSIISPNFSFMGQLLQFESQVLATSCAAEAASPSGTLRERGKTTSTPTSQFVFSFPVSVTMCSTPGSLPYLHSPITTSPTC; encoded by the exons atggagtttaTCCATATGAGCTCTCAAAATGGGCAGATTGTCTTATTGTTTATAATACAAGATGGACACATACCTCAGCATTTCTTGTCCCAGCAAACGGCCTTGCTGCTGAATTTTAGATTTCTTTTTCAGCTTCTACAAAACATCCTAAAAATGTTCTTAGCAAAAGCCCTCCTTGAAAGAAAAATGAGGAAAGGGGACAGCACTGTAGCTCTTTCATCTGATTTTTTCCCCAAGTTTCTTCTCACCCAGAAACTCCTATATCCCTCTTTGTCTCATAGTGATGTCTGTTTCTGTCTTCCTTCCCATGATCAGGGTGGCCCAGTGgaaatccttcctttcctcttcctcgGCAGCGCTCATCACGCCGCTAGGAGGGACATGCTGGATGCGTTGGGGATTACAGCTTTGTTGAATGTCTCGTCAGACTGCCCAAACCACTTTGAAGGACACTTTCAGTACAAATGTATTCCGGTGGAAGATAACCACAAGACTGACATCAGCTCCTGGTTCATGGAAGCAATTGAATACATTG ATTCTGTGAAGATGTGCCAAGGCCGGGTTCTTGTGCACTGCCAAGCTGGCATCTCCCGATCGGCCACCATCTGCTTAGCTTACCTGATCATGAAGAAGTGTGTGAAACTCGAGGAGGCCTTTGAGTTTGTCAAGCAACGCCGGAGCATCATCTCTCCCAACTTCAGCTTCATGGGACAGCTTCTTCAGTTTGAGTCCCAGGTACTGGCTACTTCGTGTGCCGCTGAGGCTGCCAGCCCCTCGGGAACactaagagagagagggaagaccACTTCCACTCCGACTTCCCAGTTTGTCTTCAGCTTCCCTGTCTCCGTGACCATGTGTTCAACTCCCGGCAGCCTTCCGTATCTTCACAGCCCCATCACCACCTCTCCCACTTGCTAG